In Chryseobacterium turcicum, a single window of DNA contains:
- a CDS encoding SprT-like domain-containing protein, whose amino-acid sequence MSIQSLEKYLPQNTLLYLRKWFSDYSIHIKVTRNRNSKLGDYRKLRDHSHEITINSTLAPQLFFFVLTHELAHLIAFEKFGRRIAPHGTEWKHTFRQMLLESVGVYEEDLKPIIIKFSQSPKANFMASPDLVKYFHIENQDDDEVYVEKLYKGENFIYRSEKYLLEGLIKKNYLCVNLVTGRKYSFKPLARVKKCS is encoded by the coding sequence ATGTCTATTCAGTCTTTAGAAAAATATTTACCTCAAAATACACTTTTGTATTTAAGGAAATGGTTTTCAGATTATTCTATTCACATAAAAGTTACTAGAAATCGAAATTCGAAGCTTGGGGATTACCGGAAATTACGTGATCATTCGCACGAAATTACCATCAATTCTACTTTAGCTCCGCAACTTTTCTTTTTTGTATTAACCCATGAGTTGGCTCATCTTATTGCTTTCGAGAAATTCGGAAGGAGAATTGCTCCTCACGGTACCGAATGGAAACATACCTTCAGGCAAATGCTTTTGGAAAGTGTAGGTGTTTATGAAGAAGATTTAAAACCCATTATTATTAAATTTTCGCAATCTCCAAAAGCCAATTTTATGGCAAGCCCAGATTTGGTAAAATATTTTCATATTGAAAATCAAGATGATGATGAGGTTTATGTAGAAAAGCTTTATAAGGGCGAAAATTTCATCTATCGAAGCGAAAAGTATTTGTTGGAAGGTCTTATTAAAAAAAACTATCTTTGTGTGAATTTGGTTACGGGACGAAAATATTCTTTCAAACCTTTGGCCAGGGTGAAAAAATGCAGTTAA
- a CDS encoding glycosyltransferase family 2 protein: protein MKISVCIPVYNFDIRNLVAALRKEIQTHQIEAEIILIDDASDNHFNEIYKEASVYANQFIFLDKNIGRSKIRNLFLKHTKGDYLLFLDCDAKIDTTDFLKNYLQEIEQNRGVEVIYGNFKIDSAYSKTLRNKYSVEREIFSGDRTSDFSVFKTVNFIIQRDTFIKFQFDETLANYGYEDYVFAKKMELNHVKFSAINNPVIHVDDTPNEVFLSKTETAMNSLFQLSQLVENENYIKDIKVLRMARKIKNLGFSKLFIFLYKGLVKKIILKNLLSENPNVKYLDIYKLTLLLQKMR from the coding sequence ATGAAGATTTCTGTGTGTATTCCGGTTTATAATTTTGATATAAGGAATCTGGTTGCTGCTCTTCGAAAAGAAATTCAAACGCATCAAATAGAAGCCGAAATTATCCTTATTGATGATGCTTCAGACAATCATTTCAATGAAATCTACAAAGAAGCTTCAGTTTACGCAAATCAGTTTATTTTCCTCGATAAAAATATTGGAAGATCTAAGATTAGAAATTTATTTTTAAAGCATACAAAAGGAGATTATCTGCTTTTTTTGGACTGTGATGCTAAAATCGATACCACTGATTTTCTTAAAAATTATTTACAGGAAATAGAGCAGAATAGGGGAGTAGAAGTTATTTACGGTAATTTCAAAATAGATTCTGCTTATTCAAAAACGTTACGAAACAAATATTCTGTAGAAAGAGAAATTTTTTCTGGTGACCGAACCTCAGATTTTTCTGTTTTTAAAACAGTCAATTTTATTATTCAGAGAGATACTTTTATAAAATTTCAATTTGATGAAACTTTAGCCAATTATGGTTACGAAGATTATGTTTTTGCCAAAAAAATGGAACTGAATCATGTAAAATTTTCAGCAATAAACAATCCTGTAATTCATGTTGACGATACTCCCAATGAGGTTTTCTTATCTAAAACAGAAACTGCTATGAATTCTTTGTTTCAGCTTTCTCAACTCGTGGAAAATGAAAATTATATTAAGGATATTAAAGTGTTGAGGATGGCAAGAAAAATAAAGAATCTTGGTTTTTCTAAACTTTTTATTTTTTTATATAAAGGATTAGTTAAAAAGATAATTCTCAAAAATTTACTGTCTGAGAATCCGAATGTAAAATATTTAGATATTTACAAACTGACTTTGCTTCTGCAAAAAATGAGATAA
- the bcp gene encoding thioredoxin-dependent thiol peroxidase: protein MLKVGDKLPQFEGINQDGETINSEKLLGKKLVIFFYPQASTPTCTVEACNLSDNYSELEKAGFQLLGISGDSVKKQKNFHSKFSFPYDLMADENRDVIEKFGVWKEKKTFGKTYMGIVRTTFIFDENGICTRVIEKVTSKTAAAQILEG, encoded by the coding sequence ATGTTGAAAGTTGGAGACAAACTACCACAATTTGAAGGAATAAATCAGGACGGAGAAACCATTAATTCTGAAAAATTGCTTGGAAAAAAATTAGTCATTTTCTTTTATCCTCAAGCCAGCACTCCGACTTGTACTGTTGAAGCGTGTAATTTAAGCGATAATTATTCGGAATTGGAAAAAGCAGGATTTCAACTTTTGGGAATTAGTGGAGATTCTGTAAAAAAACAGAAAAACTTCCACAGCAAGTTTTCTTTTCCTTACGATTTAATGGCAGATGAAAACCGTGATGTTATTGAGAAATTTGGCGTTTGGAAGGAGAAAAAAACGTTTGGTAAAACCTATATGGGAATCGTGAGAACCACTTTTATTTTCGATGAAAATGGAATTTGCACACGAGTAATTGAAAAAGTAACTTCTAAAACGGCGGCGGCGCAGATTTTGGAGGGATAA
- a CDS encoding DUF885 domain-containing protein — MKNILFKTIVGIGIAVSISSCKKSDSPLTKVTPTNIDSIASNYYEQYLKLYPLEATSQGDLRYNDQLPINIDKDFILGEIAFYNSIQKQLENVDYKSLSDEDKVVYDVLIFTLKDKIEAYEYHPEYIPFSQFTGLPLNFPLYGSGQGSQPFNTEKDYEDWLKRMEKFPVWMNAAADNFREGMNNKIVLPRKLVVKMIPQMRAEEIITPDFEKNIFYGPVKNFPKSFSKEQKEKLTNLYKDAITKNIIPAYTKMGEFLEKEYLPKARETDGYNSLPKGDNIYKYYAKSWTTTNKTPEEINKIGLQQVAMLRGEMEKVKQQVGFKGTLEEFINSVKTDSKAMPYKTSKEVLDGFNGILAKITPKLKTMFSVTPKTKFEIRQTEKFREASASAEYIQGTPDGKRPGIFYMPLPDPSKFNVTSGMESLFLHEAIPGHHYQVSLQQENTKLPKFMRFGWFGAYGEGWAHYCETLGPEFGLYTDPYQKMGYLSDQMLRAVRLVVDTGIHTGKMTREEAITYFLNNIAYDEAGATAEVERYMAMPGQALGYKIGSLRIRELREKYQKELGDKFNLAKFHDEVLSQGCLPLDVLNRKMELWATKQK; from the coding sequence ATGAAAAATATTTTATTTAAAACCATTGTCGGTATCGGCATAGCAGTAAGCATTTCATCATGCAAAAAATCAGATTCACCATTAACGAAAGTTACGCCTACCAATATAGATTCTATTGCGTCTAATTATTACGAGCAATATCTAAAACTTTATCCTTTAGAAGCTACTTCACAAGGAGATTTGAGGTACAATGACCAACTTCCGATTAATATTGACAAAGATTTTATTTTGGGTGAAATTGCCTTTTATAATTCTATTCAGAAACAACTTGAAAATGTAGACTACAAAAGCCTTTCAGATGAAGACAAAGTAGTCTATGATGTATTGATTTTTACGTTGAAAGATAAAATTGAAGCTTACGAATATCATCCCGAATACATTCCTTTCAGCCAGTTTACAGGGTTACCTTTGAACTTTCCGTTATATGGAAGCGGACAGGGAAGCCAGCCGTTCAACACAGAAAAAGATTACGAAGACTGGTTAAAAAGAATGGAAAAATTTCCTGTATGGATGAATGCTGCAGCAGATAATTTCCGTGAGGGAATGAATAACAAGATAGTTCTTCCAAGAAAGTTAGTGGTAAAAATGATTCCTCAAATGAGAGCAGAAGAAATTATCACTCCAGATTTTGAAAAGAATATTTTCTATGGTCCCGTAAAAAACTTCCCGAAAAGTTTCAGCAAAGAGCAAAAGGAGAAACTGACCAACCTATATAAAGATGCTATTACAAAAAATATCATCCCTGCTTATACGAAAATGGGTGAATTTTTAGAGAAAGAATATTTACCAAAAGCTAGAGAAACAGACGGATACAACAGCTTACCTAAAGGAGATAATATCTACAAATATTACGCTAAAAGCTGGACAACCACCAATAAAACACCTGAAGAAATTAATAAAATTGGTCTACAGCAGGTTGCTATGCTTCGTGGTGAAATGGAAAAAGTGAAACAACAAGTCGGTTTTAAAGGAACACTTGAAGAGTTTATTAATTCTGTAAAAACAGATTCTAAAGCGATGCCTTATAAAACCTCAAAAGAAGTTTTGGATGGTTTCAACGGAATTTTAGCTAAAATAACTCCGAAGTTGAAAACGATGTTTAGTGTAACGCCAAAGACTAAATTTGAAATCAGACAGACCGAAAAATTCAGAGAAGCGAGCGCAAGTGCAGAATATATCCAGGGAACTCCCGACGGAAAAAGACCGGGAATTTTCTATATGCCACTTCCCGACCCTTCAAAATTCAACGTTACTTCAGGAATGGAATCTCTATTTTTACACGAAGCGATTCCAGGACATCACTATCAGGTTTCTCTACAACAGGAAAATACAAAACTTCCTAAGTTTATGAGATTCGGCTGGTTTGGAGCTTATGGTGAAGGTTGGGCGCATTATTGTGAAACTTTAGGCCCAGAATTCGGATTATATACAGACCCTTACCAAAAAATGGGCTATTTGAGCGACCAAATGCTTCGTGCTGTTCGTTTGGTAGTTGACACCGGAATTCACACCGGAAAAATGACGAGAGAAGAAGCAATCACCTATTTTTTAAATAATATTGCCTACGATGAAGCTGGAGCAACTGCAGAAGTTGAGCGATACATGGCAATGCCAGGACAGGCTTTAGGGTATAAAATTGGTTCTTTAAGAATAAGAGAATTGAGGGAAAAGTATCAGAAAGAATTGGGCGATAAATTTAATCTGGCAAAGTTCCATGATGAAGTTTTGAGCCAAGGTTGTCTTCCTTTAGATGTTTTGAATAGAAAGATGGAGCTTTGGGCGACGAAGCAGAAGTAA
- a CDS encoding DinB family protein, producing the protein MTESIKSLFTRDLNQLKKEIEAYQNEETIWEIDKNILNSAGNLSLHLVGNINHFIGATLGNTGYIRNRELEFSLKNIPRTELIQQIEKTIEVVHSSLDKVSDEDLKKDYPIEALGYPMTTEYFLIHLFGHLGYHLGQINYHRRLLDVVLE; encoded by the coding sequence ATGACAGAAAGTATAAAATCATTGTTTACAAGAGATTTAAATCAATTAAAAAAAGAAATAGAAGCCTATCAAAACGAAGAAACCATCTGGGAAATTGATAAAAACATTTTAAATTCTGCAGGAAACTTGTCGCTTCATTTAGTTGGAAACATCAATCATTTTATAGGAGCAACTTTGGGAAATACTGGTTATATCAGAAACCGAGAGCTTGAATTTTCATTAAAAAACATTCCAAGAACCGAATTGATTCAACAAATTGAAAAAACCATTGAGGTTGTGCACTCTTCACTTGACAAGGTTTCTGATGAAGATTTAAAAAAAGACTATCCTATTGAAGCTTTAGGATATCCAATGACCACAGAGTATTTTCTGATTCACTTGTTTGGGCATTTAGGATATCATTTGGGACAGATTAATTATCATAGAAGGTTGTTGGATGTGGTATTGGAATAA
- a CDS encoding GNAT family N-acetyltransferase, producing MSLKSNLPKKENNFYETERVLIRPVSVDDADIIFQLYNMPNFIKFIGNKNINSLSDAENYIKSKFLPQIEKLGFGNFIILLKENKTKIGSVGIFEREGLDVVDIGFSILEEYEGKGLMFEAAQKLKTLGMEEFGLHKISAITSKDNFSSQKLIERLGLKFQKMVTIPNDPEELMYYETE from the coding sequence ATGAGCCTAAAAAGCAACCTGCCAAAAAAAGAAAATAATTTCTACGAAACAGAAAGAGTTTTGATTCGTCCTGTTTCTGTAGATGATGCTGATATTATTTTTCAGCTTTATAATATGCCTAATTTTATAAAGTTTATTGGGAATAAAAATATCAATTCTCTTTCTGATGCCGAAAATTACATTAAATCTAAATTTTTACCGCAAATAGAAAAATTAGGTTTTGGTAATTTTATTATTCTTTTAAAAGAAAATAAAACTAAAATCGGAAGTGTGGGAATCTTTGAAAGAGAAGGCTTGGATGTTGTAGATATTGGGTTTTCTATCCTTGAAGAATATGAAGGTAAAGGTTTGATGTTTGAAGCTGCTCAGAAATTAAAAACTCTAGGAATGGAAGAGTTTGGGTTACATAAAATTTCGGCAATCACTTCAAAAGACAATTTTTCGTCTCAAAAATTAATTGAAAGATTAGGATTAAAATTCCAAAAAATGGTGACAATCCCAAATGACCCGGAAGAGTTGATGTATTACGAAACAGAATAG
- a CDS encoding TolC family protein: MKKVLTIVLGLAFAGLNAQQKWSLRECVDYAVKHNLQVIQNEYSKQIQDSNLKISQKNYLPSVSASMGNNVSFGQASLGTTSIRNDQFSNSANIGADILIYNNGRLEKTIRKSQFDVEASQYDIENIKNDISLQIAQQYLTTLLNKEIVKISQSATENAKKQYDRAKITTEVGTTAQTIMAEAEAAWAREKQNLKTAEINVGRSLFALAQLLQLKDYKDFDVEDVEVEDKLTPQLISVDDVLNIAYESQPQIKAAQIRIKSAEAQTEVTKTSFWPTLTASVGVGTFYRNLLNKRYDEFGNAAKEPGFFQQYKDNFGQQGGVSLNIPIFNKGITKLQVEQSKINENIAKTTLDQQKQTLRQSVQQAQFDADANYEIYLAAEEAAKSTKLAMDFADKSYTAGRTTIYDLNIARNNYANAQGSVEQAKFNYLFSLKLLRFYSGIPLTL; the protein is encoded by the coding sequence ATGAAAAAAGTTTTGACGATTGTTTTGGGATTAGCCTTTGCGGGATTAAATGCTCAGCAGAAATGGTCTTTGCGTGAATGTGTAGACTATGCGGTAAAGCACAATCTTCAGGTGATACAGAATGAATATTCAAAACAGATTCAGGATTCTAATCTTAAAATTTCTCAAAAAAACTATCTTCCTTCTGTAAGCGCAAGCATGGGAAATAATGTGAGTTTCGGACAAGCTTCTTTAGGAACGACAAGTATCCGAAACGATCAATTCAGTAATTCGGCAAACATTGGAGCTGATATTTTAATTTACAATAATGGAAGGCTTGAAAAAACAATCAGAAAATCTCAGTTTGATGTAGAAGCAAGTCAGTATGATATTGAAAACATTAAAAATGATATCTCGCTTCAGATTGCTCAGCAATATTTAACGACTTTACTGAACAAGGAAATTGTGAAAATTTCTCAAAGTGCCACAGAAAATGCAAAAAAGCAGTATGACAGAGCAAAAATAACGACTGAAGTAGGAACTACGGCTCAAACGATTATGGCGGAAGCAGAAGCAGCTTGGGCAAGAGAAAAGCAAAATTTAAAAACGGCAGAAATTAATGTTGGAAGAAGTTTGTTTGCTTTGGCACAGTTACTTCAGTTAAAAGATTACAAAGATTTTGACGTGGAAGATGTGGAAGTTGAGGATAAATTGACTCCTCAGTTAATTTCTGTAGATGATGTGCTAAATATCGCTTACGAAAGTCAACCACAGATAAAAGCTGCGCAAATAAGAATAAAATCGGCGGAAGCTCAGACAGAAGTCACCAAAACGTCTTTCTGGCCAACCCTTACTGCGAGTGTAGGAGTTGGAACTTTTTATAGGAATTTATTGAATAAAAGGTATGATGAATTTGGAAATGCCGCAAAAGAGCCTGGTTTTTTCCAGCAGTACAAGGATAACTTTGGGCAACAAGGTGGAGTGAGTCTAAATATCCCGATTTTCAATAAAGGGATTACAAAACTTCAGGTAGAGCAGTCAAAAATTAATGAAAATATTGCTAAAACTACCTTAGACCAACAAAAACAAACGTTAAGACAAAGTGTACAGCAAGCTCAGTTTGATGCAGATGCTAACTATGAAATATATCTTGCGGCAGAAGAAGCTGCAAAAAGCACCAAGTTGGCGATGGATTTTGCAGACAAAAGTTACACAGCAGGCCGTACGACAATTTATGATTTGAATATTGCCCGAAACAATTATGCCAATGCGCAAGGTTCTGTGGAACAGGCAAAATTTAATTATCTTTTCAGTCTTAAATTATTGAGGTTCTATTCAGGGATTCCGCTAACTTTGTAA
- a CDS encoding endonuclease III domain-containing protein — MTKKQRATLVQEELEKLYPVVPIFLDHTDVYTLMVAVALSAQTTDKKVNEVTPELFAVAGTPQRMAKLKDFEIKELIKEIGLSNTKAKNLKKMAEQLLEKHDGVVPQTYEELEELAGVGHKTASVVMSQGFGFPAFPVDTHIHRLMTQWKLTSGKNVVETEKDAKKLWKEEFWNKLHLQIIFYGREYSPARGKGEKDFITKMMFEK; from the coding sequence ATGACAAAAAAGCAAAGAGCTACACTCGTTCAGGAAGAATTGGAAAAATTATATCCTGTTGTTCCTATTTTTTTAGACCATACAGATGTTTATACGCTAATGGTTGCTGTTGCACTTTCAGCGCAAACTACCGATAAGAAGGTAAATGAGGTAACTCCAGAGCTTTTTGCGGTAGCAGGAACACCACAGAGAATGGCAAAACTGAAGGATTTTGAAATTAAAGAACTCATCAAAGAAATCGGACTTTCGAATACAAAAGCTAAGAATCTGAAAAAAATGGCAGAGCAACTTTTGGAAAAACATGATGGAGTTGTCCCTCAAACCTATGAAGAACTTGAAGAATTGGCAGGAGTAGGGCATAAAACAGCTTCTGTAGTCATGAGCCAAGGCTTCGGATTTCCTGCTTTTCCGGTCGATACACACATTCACAGATTAATGACGCAATGGAAGCTCACTTCCGGGAAAAATGTAGTAGAAACGGAAAAAGATGCCAAAAAATTATGGAAAGAAGAGTTTTGGAATAAACTTCACTTACAGATTATTTTTTATGGAAGAGAATACTCCCCGGCAAGAGGAAAAGGAGAGAAAGATTTCATCACTAAAATGATGTTTGAGAAGTAA
- a CDS encoding bifunctional folylpolyglutamate synthase/dihydrofolate synthase: MTNAQYQEAVEWLFVQAPNYQIDGEKAYKPGLENITRLCAFFDNPQDKIKCIHIGGTNGKGSTSNMLSSVLQEAGYKTGLYNSPHLIDFTERIKVDGKNCDREFVYDFILKLQKLPEDILPSFFEFTTIMAFEYFAQQKVDFAIIEVGLGGRLDSTNIIKPLITAITNVQLDHQNILGDTIEEIAYEKAGIIKADTPIVFGDDNETVKNIIKIKAAKENAPFIDATLLKTELKSDLKGNYQNKNIKVVVGLIEGLRKLNYPISDENIENGLLTVHQNTGFIGRWFEFSQNPLTICDTGHNQAGLESVFEQLNSIEKHKHIVLGFVNDKKIDDVMTLLPENSKFYFAKPSINRGRHPKDYEDLLIDAKIFYKIFDSVQEAYLSAKQQCTKEEMIFIGGSNFVVGDFLEKNLENCE, encoded by the coding sequence ATGACAAACGCACAATATCAGGAAGCCGTAGAATGGCTTTTCGTTCAGGCGCCAAACTATCAAATAGATGGAGAGAAAGCGTACAAACCCGGACTTGAAAATATAACAAGACTCTGCGCTTTTTTTGATAATCCACAAGATAAAATAAAATGCATTCATATTGGCGGAACCAACGGAAAAGGGTCTACCAGCAACATGTTGTCTTCTGTTCTTCAGGAAGCAGGCTACAAAACTGGTTTGTACAATTCGCCACATCTTATTGACTTTACAGAACGTATAAAAGTTGACGGTAAAAACTGTGACAGAGAATTTGTCTACGATTTTATTTTAAAACTACAAAAACTTCCGGAAGATATCCTCCCTTCTTTTTTTGAATTTACGACCATTATGGCATTTGAATATTTTGCTCAGCAAAAAGTTGACTTTGCGATTATTGAAGTTGGTTTGGGCGGAAGATTAGATTCAACTAATATTATTAAACCTCTGATTACGGCAATTACGAATGTGCAACTCGACCATCAGAATATTCTTGGAGACACCATTGAAGAAATTGCCTATGAAAAAGCAGGAATTATAAAAGCTGACACCCCAATAGTTTTTGGAGACGATAATGAAACAGTAAAAAACATCATTAAAATCAAAGCAGCTAAAGAAAACGCTCCGTTTATTGATGCTACTTTATTAAAAACCGAGCTAAAATCTGATTTGAAAGGTAACTATCAAAATAAAAACATTAAAGTCGTTGTAGGCTTAATTGAAGGATTGAGAAAACTAAACTACCCTATCTCAGATGAAAATATTGAAAACGGACTTTTAACCGTTCATCAAAACACCGGATTTATCGGTCGTTGGTTTGAATTTTCCCAAAATCCTTTGACTATTTGCGATACAGGACACAATCAGGCCGGTTTAGAGTCTGTTTTTGAGCAGTTAAATTCTATTGAAAAACACAAGCATATCGTTTTAGGTTTTGTGAATGACAAAAAAATAGATGATGTAATGACTCTACTTCCTGAAAATTCTAAATTTTATTTTGCAAAACCATCCATCAACAGAGGAAGACATCCTAAAGATTATGAAGATTTGTTGATTGACGCAAAAATTTTTTATAAAATTTTTGATTCGGTACAAGAAGCCTATCTTTCTGCAAAACAACAATGTACAAAAGAAGAAATGATTTTTATTGGTGGAAGCAACTTTGTTGTTGGAGATTTTTTAGAAAAAAATTTGGAGAATTGCGAATAA
- a CDS encoding mannose-1-phosphate guanylyltransferase, with protein sequence MLKSDKYCVIMAGGIGSRFWPLSTQKFPKQFQDILGTGRTMIQQTYDRISKAIPNENIFVITNKEYVALSHQQLPEIPEENVVGEPLMKNTAACNLYMANKIAEINPNATMIVLPADHLILKEDVFLEKVELAFNIASTHDYLVTLGITPTRPDTGYGYIQFVDKKDSDYYKVKTFTEKPILEIAKSFLESGDFLWNAGIFIWNVRSIHKAFETFLPEMTQQFTACEYNAEAELSCIELIYPKIQKISIDNGILEKAKNVHVIPADLGWSDLGTWTSVFENSDRDQNENAVNIKTVLTYNSTGNIVHVKNNKAVVIDGLKDFIVVDTDKVLLICPREHDQHIKEYVLDLKSLKKGEKFM encoded by the coding sequence ATGTTAAAATCAGATAAATACTGTGTGATTATGGCAGGAGGAATCGGTAGTAGATTCTGGCCTCTGAGCACACAAAAATTCCCCAAACAATTTCAGGATATTCTAGGAACTGGCCGTACCATGATTCAGCAGACGTATGACAGAATCAGTAAAGCTATTCCTAACGAAAATATATTTGTAATAACCAACAAAGAGTATGTAGCGCTTTCTCATCAGCAGTTACCAGAAATTCCTGAGGAGAATGTGGTAGGAGAGCCTCTGATGAAAAATACCGCAGCTTGTAATCTGTACATGGCAAATAAGATTGCTGAAATTAATCCCAATGCTACGATGATTGTGCTTCCTGCAGATCATTTAATCTTAAAAGAAGATGTCTTTTTAGAGAAAGTAGAATTGGCATTTAATATTGCATCAACTCATGATTATTTGGTGACTTTAGGGATTACACCGACAAGACCAGATACGGGTTATGGATATATTCAGTTTGTTGATAAAAAAGATTCAGACTATTATAAAGTTAAAACATTCACCGAAAAACCGATTCTTGAAATTGCTAAAAGCTTCCTTGAAAGTGGAGATTTCCTTTGGAATGCCGGAATTTTTATATGGAATGTAAGATCTATTCATAAAGCTTTTGAAACGTTTCTTCCGGAAATGACTCAGCAGTTTACAGCTTGTGAATACAATGCTGAAGCTGAACTAAGCTGTATAGAACTTATTTATCCTAAAATTCAGAAAATATCAATAGATAACGGGATTTTAGAAAAAGCTAAAAATGTACATGTAATTCCTGCTGATTTAGGCTGGAGTGACCTTGGAACATGGACTTCAGTTTTCGAAAACAGCGATAGAGACCAAAATGAAAATGCAGTCAATATCAAAACGGTGCTTACCTACAATTCTACAGGGAATATTGTTCATGTGAAAAACAATAAAGCAGTTGTAATAGACGGTTTGAAAGATTTTATCGTTGTAGATACAGATAAAGTATTGCTAATTTGCCCGAGAGAGCACGATCAGCACATTAAAGAATACGTTTTAGATTTAAAAAGCCTTAAAAAAGGAGAGAAATTTATGTAA